The following are encoded in a window of Mannheimia varigena genomic DNA:
- the glpK gene encoding glycerol kinase GlpK codes for MDKQYIIALDQGTTSSRAVLLDKNANVVEVAQREFTQIYPQAGWVEHNPMEIWATQSSTLNEVVAKAGISPDSIAAIGITNQRETTIVWEKESGKPVYNAIVWQCRRTSDITDKLKADGHEEYIRKTTGLVVDPYFSGTKVKWILDNVEGAREKAERGELLFGTVDTWLVWKLTQGRVHITDYTNASRTMLFNIHTKQWDDKMLELLNIPRSMLPEVKNSSEIYGKTNIGGQGGVRIPIAGIAGDQQAALYGHLCVKEGQAKNTYGTGCFMLMHTGNTAIQSENGLLTTIACNAKGEPEYALEGSVFIAGASIQWLRDELKIVHDSFDSEYFATKEDSSNGVYVVPAFTGLGAPYWDPYARGSIFGLTRGSNRNHIVRATLESIAYQTRDVLEAMQSDSKAKLQALRVDGGATANNFLMQFQADILDTKVERPKVKEVTALGAAYLAGIAVGFWKDLEELKDKAEIERTFTPDGDQEKRARRYKGWKKAVRRSLEWAKEDAEE; via the coding sequence ATGGACAAACAATATATCATCGCCCTTGATCAAGGCACAACAAGCTCCCGTGCGGTATTACTAGATAAAAATGCCAATGTTGTTGAAGTGGCACAACGTGAATTTACCCAAATTTACCCACAAGCTGGTTGGGTAGAACATAACCCGATGGAAATTTGGGCAACCCAGAGTTCGACCTTAAATGAAGTGGTGGCAAAGGCGGGTATTAGTCCTGATAGTATTGCTGCAATTGGTATTACCAACCAGCGTGAAACCACCATTGTGTGGGAAAAAGAGAGCGGTAAACCAGTTTATAATGCGATCGTATGGCAATGCCGCCGTACCTCCGATATTACCGATAAATTAAAAGCAGACGGACACGAAGAGTATATCCGTAAAACCACAGGCTTAGTTGTCGATCCATACTTCTCCGGCACAAAAGTAAAATGGATTTTAGATAACGTAGAAGGAGCAAGAGAAAAAGCAGAACGAGGTGAGTTATTATTTGGTACGGTCGATACTTGGCTGGTATGGAAATTAACTCAAGGGCGTGTTCATATTACCGATTACACCAATGCTTCTCGTACGATGTTATTTAACATTCACACCAAGCAGTGGGACGATAAGATGCTGGAATTACTGAATATTCCACGCTCAATGTTACCGGAAGTGAAAAATTCCTCTGAAATTTACGGCAAAACCAATATCGGCGGACAAGGTGGTGTACGTATTCCAATTGCAGGTATCGCAGGCGACCAACAAGCAGCTCTTTACGGTCATTTATGCGTGAAAGAAGGGCAAGCGAAAAATACCTACGGTACAGGTTGCTTTATGTTGATGCACACAGGTAATACCGCTATTCAATCCGAAAACGGCTTATTAACCACTATTGCTTGTAATGCAAAAGGCGAGCCTGAATATGCATTAGAAGGCTCGGTGTTTATTGCAGGTGCATCTATTCAATGGTTACGTGATGAGTTGAAAATTGTTCACGACAGTTTCGATAGCGAATATTTTGCGACGAAAGAAGATAGCTCAAACGGCGTTTACGTTGTACCTGCCTTTACCGGTTTAGGTGCACCGTATTGGGATCCGTATGCACGAGGCTCAATTTTCGGCTTAACACGTGGTTCAAACCGTAACCATATTGTGCGAGCAACATTGGAATCTATCGCTTACCAAACTCGTGATGTGTTAGAAGCAATGCAATCTGATTCAAAAGCGAAACTTCAAGCACTGCGTGTTGATGGCGGAGCAACAGCAAATAACTTCTTAATGCAATTCCAAGCAGATATCTTAGACACCAAAGTTGAGCGTCCGAAAGTGAAAGAAGTAACGGCTTTAGGTGCAGCTTATCTTGCTGGTATTGCAGTTGGTTTCTGGAAAGATTTAGAAGAGCTAAAAGATAAAGCAGAAATTGAGCGTACTTTCACTCCAGATGGCGATCAAGAAAAACGTGCCAGACGTTATAAAGGCTGGAAAAAAGCCGTTCGTCGTTCATTAGAATGGGCAAAAGAAGACGCTGAAGAGTAA
- a CDS encoding anaerobic C4-dicarboxylate transporter, whose protein sequence is MSAMFFIQFAIVLLCILVGARVGGIGLGVFGGLGLAILSFGFGLKPAGLPIDVMFMIMAVVAAAAAMQAAGGLDYMIKIATRILRKNPKHITFIAPLVTWTFTVLAGTGHVAYSVLPVIAEVSRHNGIRPERPLSMAVIASQFAIVASPIAAAVVAVVAFLEPQGITLGDVLMVTIPSTLLGLGLACVFVNKMGKELKDDPHYQKLLQDPEYVKANHITANPTELPLKPTAKLSVGLFLFGALLVVLMGAMPALRPVFDGKPMGMAHTIEIVMLTIGALIIFTCKPDGNEITKGSVFHAGMRAVIAIFGIAWLGDTLMQGHMDEVKSMVSGLVETAPWAFAFALFVLSVLVNSQGATVATLFPLAVAIGIPAPVLIGVFVAVNGYFFIPNYGPIIASIDFDTTGTTRIGKFIFNHSFMLPGLLSMIFSIGFGLLLSNMLL, encoded by the coding sequence ATGTCTGCTATGTTTTTTATTCAGTTCGCCATAGTACTACTATGTATTTTGGTCGGTGCTCGTGTTGGTGGTATCGGTTTAGGGGTTTTTGGTGGTTTAGGTTTAGCCATTTTATCATTCGGCTTCGGGTTAAAACCTGCTGGTTTGCCAATTGATGTTATGTTTATGATTATGGCAGTAGTTGCAGCCGCAGCTGCAATGCAAGCCGCCGGTGGTTTAGATTATATGATCAAAATCGCCACTCGTATTTTGCGTAAAAATCCAAAACACATTACCTTTATCGCACCACTTGTAACTTGGACATTTACTGTGCTTGCAGGTACAGGACACGTTGCTTATTCTGTATTACCTGTAATCGCTGAGGTAAGCCGCCATAACGGTATTCGCCCTGAGCGTCCTCTCTCAATGGCGGTAATTGCCTCACAATTTGCGATTGTAGCAAGCCCGATTGCAGCGGCAGTCGTCGCAGTGGTAGCATTCCTTGAACCACAAGGCATTACCTTAGGCGATGTGCTGATGGTTACCATTCCTTCAACATTATTAGGTTTAGGTTTAGCTTGCGTATTTGTGAATAAAATGGGTAAAGAGTTAAAAGATGACCCACACTATCAAAAATTATTGCAAGATCCTGAGTATGTGAAGGCAAACCACATCACTGCAAACCCAACCGAATTACCGTTAAAACCAACAGCAAAACTCTCTGTTGGTTTATTCCTATTCGGTGCTTTATTAGTCGTATTAATGGGTGCAATGCCAGCACTTCGCCCTGTGTTTGATGGCAAACCAATGGGTATGGCTCACACTATCGAAATCGTGATGTTAACCATTGGTGCATTGATTATTTTCACCTGCAAACCGGACGGTAATGAAATTACGAAAGGCTCCGTATTCCACGCCGGTATGCGTGCAGTTATTGCGATTTTCGGTATTGCGTGGTTAGGTGATACCTTAATGCAAGGCCATATGGATGAAGTAAAATCTATGGTGTCAGGCTTAGTTGAAACTGCACCTTGGGCATTTGCATTCGCGCTATTCGTACTTTCTGTATTAGTAAATAGCCAAGGTGCAACTGTTGCCACCTTATTCCCATTAGCGGTTGCAATCGGCATTCCGGCACCTGTATTAATTGGGGTGTTTGTTGCCGTAAATGGTTACTTCTTCATTCCGAACTATGGTCCGATTATTGCTTCAATCGACTTTGATACAACGGGTACAACCCGCATTGGTAAGTTTATTTTCAACCATAGCTTTATGTTGCCGGGCTTACTCAGTATGATTTTCAGTATCGGCTTCGGTTTATTACTATCGAATATGTTACTGTAA
- a CDS encoding fluoride efflux transporter FluC, whose translation MYSVFILSTGAVFGALCRWQLGMWLNPLLNQFALGTLLANWAGCFLIGIAMGCNLGDSQRLLFITGFLGSFTTFSSFSAELSEKLLAEKWGEFITVLSLHLVGGIVLTICGILLTRCLTSG comes from the coding sequence ATGTACTCAGTTTTTATACTTTCAACCGGTGCAGTGTTTGGAGCATTGTGTCGTTGGCAATTAGGGATGTGGCTTAATCCATTGCTTAATCAGTTTGCATTAGGCACATTGTTAGCAAATTGGGCTGGTTGCTTTTTGATTGGTATTGCGATGGGTTGTAATCTAGGCGATAGCCAAAGATTATTATTTATTACAGGCTTTCTCGGCAGTTTCACTACCTTTTCAAGTTTTTCCGCAGAGTTAAGCGAGAAATTATTAGCGGAAAAATGGGGAGAATTTATCACTGTATTAAGCCTGCATTTAGTAGGCGGTATTGTACTCACAATTTGTGGAATTTTGCTCACTCGTTGTCTTACAAGCGGTTAA
- a CDS encoding IS3 family transposase, translating into MTESFFTILKYKHLYSCTYNTSIAELQSKIKEYVMYYHPKRIKLYLKVLSPVQQYRAQYLS; encoded by the coding sequence GTGACAGAGAGTTTCTTTACGATATTGAAGTATAAGCACCTTTATTCGTGCACTTATAATACTTCAATCGCTGAATTACAGTCGAAAATTAAAGAATATGTAATGTATTATCACCCAAAACGCATTAAACTTTATTTAAAAGTATTGAGCCCAGTACAACAATACCGAGCTCAATACTTAAGTTAA
- a CDS encoding HlyD family type I secretion periplasmic adaptor subunit, producing the protein MKIWLSGIYEFFLRYKNIWVEVWKIRKELDHPNRKKDESEFLPAHLELIETPVSKKPRLIAYLIMLFLAVAIVLASVSKVEIVATAPGKLTFSGRSKEIKPIENTIVQEIFVKDGQFVEKGQLLVSLTALGSDADIKKTITSLSLAKLENYRYQTLLTAIEKESLPVIDLSNTEFKDSSEEDRLRIKHLIEEQYTTWQKQKTQKTLAYKRKDAEKQTISAYVRKYEGATRIEQEKLKDFRKLYQQKSLSKHELLSQENKAIEAQNELAVYRSKLNELESDLLNVKEELELITQFFKSDVLEKLKQHIENERQLRLELEKNDQRRQASMIRAPVSGTVQQLKIHTIGGVVTTAETLMIIVPEDDVLEATALIQNKDIGFVAAGQEVIIKVETFPYTRYGYITGRIKHISPDAIEQPNLGLVFNATVSIDKQALSSPDGHKIELGSGMTITAEIKTGERSVMSYLLSPLEESVTESLRER; encoded by the coding sequence ATGAAAATATGGCTTAGTGGTATTTATGAATTTTTCCTACGCTATAAAAATATTTGGGTAGAAGTATGGAAAATTCGTAAAGAATTAGACCACCCAAACAGAAAAAAAGATGAAAGTGAGTTTTTACCGGCACATTTAGAGCTGATTGAAACCCCGGTTTCTAAAAAGCCACGCCTAATTGCCTATTTAATTATGCTGTTTTTAGCGGTGGCAATTGTGCTTGCAAGTGTCAGTAAAGTGGAAATTGTGGCGACTGCACCCGGTAAATTAACCTTTAGTGGTAGAAGTAAAGAAATTAAACCGATTGAAAATACGATCGTACAAGAAATTTTTGTTAAGGACGGGCAATTTGTAGAAAAAGGTCAATTATTAGTCAGTTTAACTGCTTTAGGCTCTGATGCAGATATCAAAAAGACTATTACTTCACTCTCTTTGGCAAAACTAGAGAACTATCGCTACCAAACCCTACTTACTGCCATTGAAAAAGAGTCATTACCGGTTATCGATTTATCCAACACCGAATTTAAAGATTCATCGGAGGAAGACAGGTTGCGTATTAAGCATTTAATCGAAGAACAATACACGACTTGGCAAAAACAAAAAACGCAGAAAACCTTAGCTTATAAACGTAAAGATGCAGAAAAACAGACCATATCTGCTTACGTTCGTAAATATGAAGGTGCAACTCGTATAGAGCAAGAAAAGTTAAAGGACTTTAGAAAACTTTATCAACAAAAGTCTTTATCTAAACACGAACTTCTCTCGCAAGAAAATAAAGCCATTGAAGCACAAAATGAGTTGGCGGTTTATCGTTCAAAATTAAATGAATTAGAAAGTGATCTTCTCAATGTGAAAGAAGAACTTGAATTGATCACACAATTCTTTAAAAGCGATGTATTGGAAAAATTAAAACAGCATATTGAAAATGAGCGTCAGCTCCGGCTTGAGTTGGAAAAAAATGACCAACGTAGACAAGCTTCTATGATCAGAGCTCCGGTTTCCGGTACGGTGCAACAGCTGAAAATTCATACTATAGGTGGTGTTGTTACCACAGCTGAAACCTTGATGATTATTGTGCCGGAAGATGATGTATTAGAAGCTACCGCTCTGATTCAAAACAAAGACATCGGCTTTGTTGCTGCAGGGCAAGAGGTGATTATTAAAGTAGAAACTTTCCCTTATACCCGATACGGCTATATTACCGGACGGATTAAACATATCAGCCCAGACGCTATAGAACAACCTAATTTAGGACTAGTGTTTAATGCAACTGTTAGTATAGACAAACAAGCACTCTCATCTCCGGACGGTCATAAAATAGAGCTAGGCTCAGGTATGACGATTACCGCTGAAATCAAAACAGGTGAGCGAAGTGTAATGAGCTATTTGCTCAGCCCATTGGAAGAATCTGTTACAGAAAGTTTAAGGGAACGCTAA
- a CDS encoding MIP/aquaporin family protein yields MDRTLRNACIGEFIGTAFIIFFGAGCVAAAQVAGASFGLWEIAIVWGIGVSMAIYISAGISGAHLNPAVTIALAAFYGFEKHKIIPYIIAQVAGAFCSAALIYFMYSDLFAATEAAQGLVRGETVGLAGVFSTYPNPNITLLTAFIVEFVITAVLMSTILAIGDDKNGLPNKALAALLIGLLIAVIGGATGPLTGFAMNPARDFGPKLFAFLAGWGEIALTGGKEIPYFIIPIVAPICGALFGAWGYKNLIHKNLPTNIQE; encoded by the coding sequence ATGGACAGAACCTTACGCAATGCTTGTATCGGCGAATTTATCGGTACAGCTTTCATTATCTTCTTTGGTGCCGGATGTGTCGCAGCAGCTCAAGTTGCTGGTGCAAGTTTCGGTTTATGGGAAATTGCGATTGTTTGGGGTATTGGGGTCTCAATGGCAATTTATATTTCTGCTGGTATTTCTGGTGCTCACCTTAACCCTGCCGTAACCATTGCACTCGCAGCATTTTACGGTTTTGAAAAACACAAAATCATTCCATATATTATCGCCCAAGTAGCAGGGGCATTTTGCTCTGCTGCACTTATCTATTTTATGTATAGCGATCTCTTTGCAGCAACTGAAGCAGCTCAAGGTCTTGTTCGAGGAGAAACAGTTGGTCTTGCAGGCGTATTTTCAACTTATCCAAACCCAAATATTACATTATTAACGGCATTTATTGTGGAATTTGTGATTACTGCCGTGTTGATGTCTACCATTTTAGCGATTGGTGATGATAAAAATGGCTTACCAAATAAAGCTCTAGCGGCATTGCTTATCGGTTTATTAATTGCTGTGATTGGTGGTGCAACCGGTCCATTAACAGGCTTTGCGATGAATCCAGCTCGTGATTTTGGCCCTAAACTCTTTGCTTTCCTTGCCGGTTGGGGTGAAATTGCACTCACCGGTGGTAAAGAAATCCCTTATTTCATTATTCCAATTGTTGCTCCAATCTGCGGTGCGTTATTCGGTGCTTGGGGCTATAAAAATCTTATTCACAAAAACCTTCCGACAAATATTCAGGAGTAA
- a CDS encoding TonB-dependent receptor domain-containing protein, which translates to MQKFHFKNSLFAVAVSSFCQFAYAEKEALLDEVVVSSSVTPDFQSLAFTQGRKASDVTIEGKVFKSRSATLGNALAGELGVHSNPFGGGASAPVIRGQDGVRIKLLQNGSDIVDMSNISPDHTVAADTLLAQQVDLVRGTSTLIYGMASPAGVVNIIDKRIPTYRPEKGYEGEVLSRFDTASKERVLNAGVTLSAGENFLIRAEGLTRKSDNYRVPEVYIGRKLNYLPDSHNKSNVGTFGASWIGSRGYLGASFSYRQDHYGIPGHNHAFDYCSGHLFDTSNLNAVVSGGDAPYLDAYPHLMTDKDVNEALHFHCGTDLNTGAHSHSNVYGHQYDISSAGPVIDMRSKRYDLRGEMKEPLPGVGKVKLSLTYADYYHDEKHDGKAHIKGYEVESIKKAKLHTAALMAGKPEAFYSNRGFNSRLEIYHKPTEHFNGLIGLQYQTQKSSARRLAANLNNDQNNLSGERKESERNPLVENTNKQLSLFALEQIIWKNFIFELGARWEKQSIPISYNKEKLRLNHRARQPDLSIYNENALSYSGTIMWDFHPDYRLSVTGSHNERMPAPMELYYHGKHLATNSFEYGNRDLKKERSNNAEVGLMHFSDKWDFKVSAYYQRFKNYIHNENLHREGNLFMRRYNQSQAKFHGFEGEIGYQMTEKHKISLFGDYVNGRLFGFKTFYGNKKYAEKCFINEWDEEECDYTQVGVEKIERPNRNAARVPPLRLGFRLKSQFNQNWSGSLEYTRMFAQKRVSINSVIKPITQEEAEKRREASGGLGYDGYYVEKVPEDVTKGYHLVNVAVNYQRKISDIEYSATLNINNLLNQKVYIHNSYLPYVPQMGRNFMLNLGISF; encoded by the coding sequence ATGCAGAAGTTTCATTTTAAAAATAGTTTATTTGCGGTTGCTGTATCAAGTTTTTGTCAGTTTGCATATGCGGAAAAAGAGGCCTTGCTTGATGAGGTTGTAGTGTCTTCCAGTGTTACACCTGATTTCCAATCCCTTGCTTTTACGCAAGGTCGTAAAGCCAGTGACGTGACAATTGAAGGGAAAGTATTTAAATCTCGTTCTGCTACATTAGGTAATGCTTTAGCTGGAGAGCTAGGTGTTCACTCTAATCCATTTGGTGGCGGGGCAAGTGCTCCTGTCATTCGTGGTCAAGATGGCGTAAGAATAAAATTGTTACAAAACGGATCGGATATTGTTGATATGTCGAATATTTCGCCAGATCATACTGTGGCGGCAGATACTCTCTTGGCGCAGCAGGTAGATTTAGTTCGAGGCACTTCAACTCTGATATATGGAATGGCTTCTCCTGCAGGTGTAGTGAATATTATTGATAAACGAATTCCCACCTATCGTCCTGAAAAAGGCTATGAGGGAGAAGTACTCTCCCGTTTTGATACGGCAAGTAAAGAGCGTGTGCTAAATGCGGGTGTGACATTATCTGCAGGGGAGAATTTTTTAATTCGGGCAGAGGGTTTGACACGCAAGTCAGATAACTACCGCGTGCCAGAAGTCTATATTGGTAGAAAACTAAACTATTTGCCGGATAGCCACAATAAATCGAATGTAGGAACGTTCGGTGCAAGCTGGATTGGCAGCCGAGGCTATTTGGGGGCTTCCTTTAGCTATCGTCAAGATCACTATGGTATCCCAGGGCATAACCATGCCTTTGATTACTGTTCCGGACACTTGTTTGATACCTCCAATCTAAATGCCGTTGTTTCAGGTGGTGATGCACCTTATTTAGATGCTTATCCACATTTAATGACGGACAAAGATGTGAATGAGGCCCTCCATTTCCACTGTGGCACAGACCTCAACACTGGGGCTCATAGCCACAGCAATGTTTATGGACACCAGTACGACATCAGTTCCGCCGGTCCAGTTATTGATATGCGTTCTAAGCGTTACGATCTTCGTGGTGAAATGAAAGAGCCACTTCCCGGCGTCGGTAAGGTGAAATTGTCTCTCACTTATGCAGACTACTACCACGATGAGAAACACGACGGCAAAGCTCATATCAAAGGCTATGAGGTGGAAAGTATCAAGAAGGCGAAACTTCATACCGCAGCACTGATGGCAGGTAAGCCCGAGGCTTTTTATTCCAACCGTGGATTTAACAGTCGTTTGGAAATCTATCATAAGCCAACCGAACATTTTAATGGTTTGATTGGGCTACAGTATCAAACGCAAAAAAGCAGTGCCCGTCGTTTGGCAGCAAATCTGAATAATGATCAAAATAATTTAAGCGGTGAGCGTAAGGAATCAGAGCGTAATCCATTAGTAGAAAATACCAATAAGCAACTTAGTCTTTTTGCCCTAGAGCAAATTATTTGGAAAAATTTCATCTTTGAGCTAGGAGCGCGCTGGGAAAAACAATCTATCCCAATTAGCTACAATAAAGAAAAGTTACGTTTGAATCATAGGGCTCGCCAGCCAGATTTATCTATTTATAATGAAAATGCACTCTCTTATTCAGGTACGATTATGTGGGATTTCCATCCTGATTACCGTTTATCTGTCACAGGTTCTCACAATGAAAGAATGCCAGCACCGATGGAGCTCTATTATCATGGTAAACACCTTGCTACTAACTCTTTTGAATACGGTAATCGAGATCTGAAGAAAGAACGTTCTAATAATGCAGAAGTGGGATTAATGCACTTCTCGGACAAATGGGATTTTAAAGTGAGTGCGTATTATCAACGCTTTAAAAATTATATCCACAACGAAAATCTACACCGAGAAGGTAATTTGTTTATGCGTCGCTACAATCAATCCCAAGCTAAATTCCATGGCTTTGAAGGTGAAATTGGTTATCAGATGACAGAAAAACACAAAATTTCCCTATTTGGTGACTATGTGAATGGGAGATTGTTCGGTTTTAAAACCTTCTATGGTAATAAGAAATACGCGGAAAAATGCTTCATCAACGAATGGGATGAAGAGGAATGCGATTATACTCAAGTTGGCGTAGAAAAGATCGAACGACCTAATCGTAATGCTGCCCGAGTACCACCGCTACGGTTAGGTTTCCGACTTAAAAGTCAATTTAATCAAAACTGGTCAGGATCATTGGAATACACTCGAATGTTTGCACAAAAACGTGTTTCAATTAATAGTGTAATTAAACCGATTACCCAAGAGGAAGCAGAAAAAAGGCGTGAAGCATCGGGTGGGCTTGGTTATGACGGTTACTATGTGGAAAAAGTGCCGGAGGATGTGACCAAAGGCTACCACTTAGTGAATGTGGCGGTGAATTATCAACGTAAAATCAGTGATATTGAATATAGTGCAACATTGAATATTAACAATTTGTTGAATCAGAAAGTGTATATTCATAACTCTTATTTACCGTATGTACCACAAATGGGCCGTAACTTTATGCTTAATCTTGGTATTTCGTTTTAG
- a CDS encoding type I secretion system permease/ATPase has protein sequence MEANHQRNDLGLVALTMLAQYHNISLNPEEIKHKFDIDGKGLSLTSWLLAAKSLALKAKHIKKEISRLHLVNLPALVWQDNGKHFLLVKVDTDNNRYLTYDLEKDTPQILSRDEFEACYQGQLILVTSRASVVGQLAKFDFTWFIPAVIKYRKIFLETLIVSIFLQIFALITPLFFQVVMDKVLVHRGFSTLNIITVALAIVIIFEIVLSGLRTYIFAHSTSRIDVELGAKLFRHLLSLPISYFENRRVGDTVARVRELDQIRNFLTGQALTSVLDLLFSFVFFAVMWYYSPKLTLVVLGSLPCYILWSIFISPILRRRLDDKFARSADNQSFLVESVTAINMIKAMAVTPQMTDTWDKQLASYVSSSFRVTVLATIGQQGVQLIQKTVMVINLWLGAHLVISGDLSIGQLIAFNMLSGQVIAPVIRLAQLWQDFQQVGISVTRLGDVLNSPTEQYQGKLSLPEIQGDIAFKNIRFRYKPDAPTILNNVNLEIKKGEVIGIVGRSGSGKSTLTKLLQRFYIPENGQVLIDGHDLALADPNWLRRQIGVVLQDNVLLNRSIRENIALSEPGMSMERVIYAAKLAGAHDFISELREGYNTIVGEQGTGLSGGQRQRIAIARALVNNPKILIFDEATSALDYESEHIIMKNMQKICQGRTVILIAHRLSTVKNADRIIVMEKGEIVEQGKHHELLQNNNGLYSYLHQLQLN, from the coding sequence ATGGAAGCAAATCATCAAAGGAATGATCTTGGTTTAGTCGCTCTTACGATGTTAGCACAATATCATAATATTTCGCTTAATCCGGAAGAAATAAAACATAAATTTGATATTGATGGAAAAGGGCTTTCTTTAACCTCTTGGCTTTTAGCCGCAAAATCGTTAGCGTTGAAAGCAAAACACATTAAAAAAGAGATTTCCCGCTTACATTTGGTTAATTTACCTGCCTTAGTTTGGCAAGATAACGGTAAACATTTTTTATTGGTAAAAGTGGATACCGATAATAACCGCTATTTAACTTACGATTTGGAAAAAGATACACCGCAAATTTTATCACGAGACGAGTTTGAAGCTTGCTATCAAGGGCAGTTAATTTTGGTTACTTCCAGAGCCTCTGTCGTGGGGCAGTTAGCAAAATTTGATTTCACTTGGTTTATTCCTGCGGTGATTAAATACCGAAAAATCTTTCTAGAAACCTTAATTGTTTCAATCTTTTTGCAAATTTTTGCCCTAATTACACCGCTATTCTTCCAAGTGGTAATGGATAAAGTATTGGTACATCGAGGTTTTTCAACCTTGAATATCATTACTGTTGCCTTAGCTATTGTGATCATATTTGAAATTGTGTTAAGCGGTTTACGGACCTATATTTTTGCCCACAGTACCAGCCGGATTGATGTGGAATTAGGGGCTAAATTATTTCGGCATTTGTTATCGCTACCTATTTCTTATTTTGAGAACAGACGGGTTGGCGATACGGTTGCACGAGTTAGAGAATTAGATCAAATTCGGAATTTTCTTACCGGACAAGCATTAACTTCGGTCTTGGATTTACTGTTCTCTTTTGTCTTTTTTGCGGTGATGTGGTATTACAGCCCGAAATTAACTCTAGTAGTTCTCGGCTCATTACCCTGCTATATTTTATGGTCGATTTTTATTAGTCCGATTTTAAGACGACGTTTAGACGATAAATTTGCTCGAAGTGCTGATAACCAATCATTCTTGGTTGAATCAGTAACTGCTATCAATATGATTAAAGCTATGGCGGTTACTCCACAAATGACCGATACGTGGGATAAACAATTGGCAAGCTATGTTTCATCAAGTTTCCGTGTAACCGTATTGGCAACCATTGGGCAACAGGGAGTGCAACTTATCCAGAAAACTGTAATGGTAATCAACCTTTGGTTGGGAGCACACTTAGTGATCTCAGGTGATCTTAGCATAGGACAATTAATTGCCTTTAATATGCTTTCCGGGCAAGTGATTGCACCGGTAATCCGCTTGGCACAACTCTGGCAAGATTTCCAACAAGTTGGTATTTCTGTTACACGTTTAGGTGATGTTTTAAATTCCCCGACCGAACAATATCAAGGAAAATTATCACTACCTGAAATACAAGGCGACATCGCGTTTAAAAATATTCGTTTTAGATATAAACCGGATGCTCCTACGATTTTAAATAATGTGAATTTAGAGATTAAAAAAGGGGAAGTAATCGGGATTGTTGGGCGTTCAGGCTCAGGCAAAAGTACATTAACAAAATTACTGCAACGTTTTTATATTCCTGAAAACGGTCAGGTGCTTATTGACGGGCACGATCTTGCATTAGCTGACCCAAACTGGCTACGCCGTCAAATCGGGGTAGTCTTGCAAGATAACGTCCTGTTAAACCGTAGTATCCGAGAAAATATAGCCCTATCCGAACCGGGAATGTCAATGGAACGTGTGATTTATGCAGCAAAATTAGCTGGTGCTCATGATTTCATTTCAGAGCTACGTGAAGGTTATAACACTATTGTTGGTGAACAAGGCACAGGGCTTTCCGGCGGACAGCGGCAACGGATTGCGATTGCACGAGCTTTAGTGAACAACCCTAAAATCCTGATTTTTGATGAAGCGACTAGTGCTCTCGATTACGAATCTGAACATATTATTATGAAAAATATGCAAAAAATATGCCAAGGAAGAACCGTGATTTTGATTGCACATCGGTTATCAACAGTCAAAAATGCCGACCGAATTATTGTGATGGAAAAAGGGGAAATTGTAGAACAAGGTAAGCATCACGAATTGCTGCAAAACAATAACGGGCTTTACTCCTACTTACATCAATTACAACTGAATTAA